A window from Streptomyces sp. NBC_00299 encodes these proteins:
- a CDS encoding PDR/VanB family oxidoreductase has translation MNDVYEAELVVARREFAADGVLALTLRHPLGEQLPAWEPGAHIDVVLGPELERQYSLCGDPADRTAWRIAVLREPDGRGGSAHVHEQVGQGHKVRVRGPRNHFRLEPASRYVFVAGGIGITPILPMLAAAEAAGAAWTLLYGGRTRQSMAFAEELGPYGERVTVAPQDESGLLDLASVLDDLPTGTLVYCCGPGPLLDAVEARCPSEVLRVERFQAKEQPVGEDGEFDVELAQSGLTLTVAPGVSVLDTVRAAGIEVLFSCTEGTCGTCETDVLDGTPEHRDSVLTREEQESGETMMICVSRCRGKRLVLDL, from the coding sequence ATGAACGACGTGTACGAAGCCGAACTCGTCGTCGCCCGCAGGGAGTTCGCGGCCGACGGCGTCCTCGCCCTCACGCTGCGCCACCCACTGGGCGAGCAGCTCCCCGCCTGGGAACCCGGCGCGCACATCGACGTCGTGCTCGGGCCGGAGCTGGAGCGCCAGTACTCGCTGTGCGGCGACCCGGCCGATCGCACCGCCTGGCGGATCGCCGTGCTGCGGGAGCCGGACGGGCGCGGCGGATCCGCCCATGTGCACGAGCAGGTGGGTCAGGGCCACAAGGTACGGGTGCGCGGGCCGCGCAATCACTTCCGGCTGGAGCCCGCTTCCCGCTACGTCTTCGTCGCCGGCGGCATCGGCATCACCCCGATCCTGCCGATGCTGGCCGCGGCCGAGGCGGCGGGTGCCGCGTGGACGTTGCTGTACGGCGGGCGCACCCGTCAATCCATGGCATTCGCCGAGGAGTTGGGGCCGTACGGCGAGCGGGTGACCGTCGCTCCGCAGGACGAGTCCGGCCTGCTGGACCTGGCCTCGGTGCTCGACGACCTCCCGACCGGCACCCTCGTCTACTGCTGCGGCCCCGGCCCCCTGCTGGACGCCGTCGAGGCGCGGTGCCCGTCGGAGGTGCTGCGTGTCGAAAGGTTCCAGGCGAAGGAGCAACCGGTCGGCGAGGACGGGGAGTTCGACGTCGAGCTGGCCCAGAGCGGCCTGACGCTCACCGTCGCGCCGGGCGTCTCCGTCCTCGACACCGTGCGCGCCGCCGGCATCGAGGTGCTGTTCTCCTGCACGGAGGGCACCTGCGGCACCTGTGAGACCGACGTCCTCGACGGAACTCCCGAACACCGGGACTCCGTGCTCACGCGGGAGGAACAGGAGAGCGGCGAGACGATGATGATCTGTGTGTCCCGCTGCCGGGGGAAGCGGCTCGTCCTGGACTTGTGA
- a CDS encoding IclR family transcriptional regulator domain-containing protein, giving the protein MLPADRAPHFVKSFERGLAVIRCFDADHPARTLSEVAHTCDLTRAAARRLLLTLADLGYVHQDGRLFRLTPRVLELGYSYLSSYTLPQIAEPHLEQLVAQVRESSSLCVLDGDDIVYVARVPTRRIMTASITVGTRFPAYVTSVGRVILAHLPDEEVERRLEHAELKPLTARTITSPDALRAELGRVRRQGYAVVDQELEEGLRSVAAPVRDRDGEVVAAVNIAVHAGRNSADSVRSDLLPHLLATVAGIEGDLTITSPGRAASPGSGTHRSSSSRRSPVPPA; this is encoded by the coding sequence ATGCTTCCGGCAGACCGCGCACCACACTTCGTGAAGTCCTTCGAGCGCGGCCTCGCCGTCATCCGCTGCTTCGACGCCGACCATCCCGCCCGCACGCTCAGCGAGGTCGCCCACACCTGCGACCTGACCCGTGCCGCCGCCCGCCGGCTGCTGCTGACCCTCGCCGACCTCGGCTACGTCCACCAGGACGGCCGGCTCTTCCGCCTCACCCCGCGCGTGCTGGAACTCGGCTACTCCTACCTCTCCAGCTACACCCTGCCCCAGATCGCCGAGCCGCATCTCGAGCAACTCGTCGCGCAGGTACGGGAGTCGTCGTCCCTGTGCGTCCTCGATGGCGACGACATCGTGTACGTGGCGCGGGTGCCGACCCGTCGCATCATGACGGCGTCGATCACGGTCGGCACGCGCTTCCCGGCGTACGTGACGTCCGTGGGCCGGGTGATTCTCGCCCATCTGCCGGACGAGGAGGTGGAACGCAGGCTGGAGCACGCCGAGTTGAAGCCCCTCACCGCCCGCACGATCACCTCGCCTGACGCCCTGCGCGCGGAACTCGGCCGCGTGCGCCGGCAGGGCTACGCCGTCGTCGACCAGGAGCTGGAGGAGGGCCTCAGGTCGGTCGCCGCCCCGGTGCGGGACCGGGACGGCGAGGTGGTCGCGGCCGTCAACATCGCCGTGCACGCCGGGCGCAACTCGGCCGACTCCGTGCGCAGCGACCTGCTGCCGCACTTGCTGGCGACCGTCGCCGGGATCGAGGGCGACCTCACCATCACAAGTCCAGGACGAGCCGCTTCCCCCGGCAGCGGGACACACAGATCATCATCGTCTCGCCGCTCTCCTGTTCCTCCCGCGTGA
- a CDS encoding ABC transporter substrate-binding protein, which translates to MRRLSAGLTAGALLLVATACGSSDDGSPDAGASSGGVTTVKLGVIPIVDVAPLYLGQQKGLFEKHGLKLEFTTAQGGAAIVPGVVSGQFQFGFSNVTSLMVAQTNGVPVKAVANGIASTGVRGKDFNGLMVKKDSPVKSAKELEGKKVAINTLKNINETAVRQAVREAGGDPDKVKLVEMAFDQMPAALDQGQIDAACVVEPATATIRSQGGREIASPLIDVAPELTVAMYFTSTQYAQQNPDVVKKFQEATAESLAYAEAHPDEARQIVTTYTKIPAAVLEQVVLPKWPAEPNRSSIEALMKLGEEDGLFKKTPDLDALLP; encoded by the coding sequence ATGCGTCGTCTGTCGGCCGGTCTCACCGCCGGCGCCCTGCTGCTCGTCGCGACGGCCTGTGGCTCGTCCGACGACGGTTCGCCGGACGCGGGCGCGTCGTCCGGCGGAGTCACCACCGTCAAGCTCGGAGTCATCCCGATCGTCGATGTCGCGCCGCTGTATCTCGGCCAGCAGAAGGGGCTGTTCGAAAAGCACGGCCTCAAGCTGGAGTTCACGACCGCTCAGGGCGGCGCGGCGATCGTGCCCGGCGTGGTCAGCGGGCAGTTCCAGTTCGGGTTCAGCAACGTGACGTCGCTGATGGTCGCGCAGACCAACGGTGTCCCCGTGAAGGCCGTCGCCAACGGCATCGCGTCGACCGGCGTGCGGGGCAAGGACTTCAACGGCCTCATGGTCAAGAAGGACAGCCCCGTGAAGTCGGCGAAGGAGCTGGAGGGCAAGAAGGTCGCCATCAACACCCTGAAGAACATCAACGAGACCGCGGTCCGGCAGGCGGTGCGTGAGGCGGGCGGCGACCCGGACAAGGTGAAGCTCGTCGAGATGGCCTTCGACCAGATGCCCGCCGCCCTCGACCAGGGCCAGATCGACGCCGCGTGCGTGGTCGAGCCGGCGACCGCCACCATCAGGAGCCAGGGCGGCCGCGAGATCGCCTCGCCGTTGATCGACGTCGCGCCGGAACTCACCGTCGCGATGTACTTCACCTCCACGCAGTACGCGCAGCAGAACCCGGATGTGGTGAAGAAGTTCCAGGAGGCCACCGCCGAGTCCCTCGCCTACGCCGAGGCCCACCCGGACGAGGCCCGGCAGATCGTCACGACGTACACCAAGATCCCGGCGGCGGTGCTGGAGCAGGTCGTCCTCCCGAAGTGGCCGGCCGAGCCGAACCGTTCCTCCATCGAGGCCCTCATGAAGCTCGGCGAGGAGGACGGCCTCTTCAAGAAGACGCCCGACCTGGACGCCCTGCTGCCGTGA
- a CDS encoding ABC transporter permease — protein MKGVNVALGAAGLAAFLALGEAVPRLGLVKEAYFPPTSRIAGALADEVTDSAFWSALGDTLTGWALGLAIASCAGIVVGVVVSVVPYLREVTASTIEFLRPIPSVALIPLAVLLYGTELRSVLLLVVYASFWQVLIQVLYGVQDVDPVADETARSYGLGTWARVRHVLWPTALPYVMTGVRLAAAVALILAITAELIIGAPGLGKLIGVAQASQAVPEMYALIVVTGLLGLLINVGARTVERRALAWHQSVRGEVAV, from the coding sequence GTGAAGGGCGTGAACGTCGCACTCGGTGCGGCCGGCCTCGCGGCCTTCCTCGCCCTGGGCGAGGCGGTGCCGCGGCTCGGTCTGGTCAAGGAGGCCTACTTCCCGCCGACCAGCCGCATCGCGGGGGCGCTCGCGGACGAGGTCACCGACTCGGCCTTCTGGAGCGCCCTCGGCGACACGCTCACCGGCTGGGCGCTGGGCCTGGCGATCGCGTCCTGCGCGGGCATCGTGGTGGGCGTGGTCGTCTCGGTCGTGCCGTATCTGCGTGAGGTGACGGCCTCCACGATCGAGTTCCTGCGCCCGATCCCGTCGGTCGCCCTGATCCCGCTCGCGGTACTGCTGTACGGCACCGAACTGCGCTCGGTACTCCTGCTCGTCGTCTACGCCTCGTTCTGGCAGGTGCTGATCCAGGTCCTGTACGGCGTCCAGGACGTCGACCCCGTCGCCGACGAGACGGCGCGGTCGTACGGCCTCGGCACCTGGGCGCGGGTCCGGCATGTGCTGTGGCCGACCGCGCTGCCGTACGTCATGACCGGTGTGCGGCTGGCGGCGGCCGTCGCGCTGATCCTCGCCATCACCGCCGAACTCATCATCGGAGCACCGGGGTTGGGCAAGCTCATCGGGGTGGCGCAGGCCTCGCAGGCCGTGCCCGAGATGTATGCGCTGATCGTGGTGACCGGGCTGCTCGGGCTGCTGATCAATGTGGGCGCGCGGACGGTGGAGCGGCGTGCGCTGGCGTGGCATCAGTCGGTACGCGGGGAGGTGGCGGTGTGA
- a CDS encoding ABC transporter permease: MTRVLLRLVFVCALPAVLVTVWWVASAGSTDVYWPPLRTILEAFPEVWTAQRLRADVLPSVLRLTGGYALAAVVGVALGTVIGSYRRVRAVCEPVLEFLRAVPPPVLVPVIMLFAGIGDTMKVTVIASGCVWPVLLNTVEGVRAVDPVLAETARSYGITGVARLRRVVLRSASPQIIAGLRQALSIGIILMVISEMFAASNGLGFTIVQFQRGFAIPDMWTGILVLGLLGFVLSVVFQLVERRVLGWYHGLRASARRSP; encoded by the coding sequence GTGACGCGCGTGCTGCTGCGGCTGGTGTTCGTGTGCGCGCTGCCGGCGGTGCTGGTCACGGTCTGGTGGGTGGCCTCGGCCGGCAGCACGGACGTGTACTGGCCGCCCCTGCGGACGATCCTGGAGGCCTTCCCGGAGGTATGGACGGCCCAGCGGCTGCGTGCGGACGTCCTGCCCAGCGTGCTGCGGCTGACGGGCGGCTACGCGTTGGCGGCCGTCGTGGGCGTGGCCCTCGGTACCGTCATCGGCTCCTACCGGCGGGTGCGTGCGGTGTGCGAGCCGGTCCTGGAGTTCCTGCGGGCGGTGCCGCCACCGGTGCTGGTGCCGGTCATCATGCTGTTCGCCGGCATCGGCGACACCATGAAGGTCACGGTGATCGCGAGCGGCTGCGTGTGGCCGGTCCTGCTCAACACGGTCGAGGGCGTGCGGGCGGTGGACCCGGTGCTGGCGGAGACGGCACGGTCGTACGGCATCACGGGCGTGGCGCGGCTGCGGAGGGTTGTCCTGCGCTCGGCCAGTCCGCAGATCATCGCGGGCCTGCGCCAGGCCCTGTCCATCGGCATCATCCTCATGGTGATCAGCGAGATGTTCGCCGCCAGCAACGGGCTCGGCTTCACCATCGTCCAGTTCCAGCGCGGTTTCGCGATCCCGGACATGTGGACCGGCATTCTCGTGCTCGGCCTGCTCGGCTTCGTGCTGTCGGTCGTCTTCCAGTTGGTCGAGCGGCGGGTGCTCGGCTGGTACCACGGTCTGCGCGCCTCGGCCCGGCGGTCGCCGTGA
- a CDS encoding ABC transporter ATP-binding protein has product MHALLAVSGLRKVYEGSGRRVEAVRDLTFTVDAGELVCLVGPSGCGKTTLLKCIGGLLTPTAGEVHLEQRKVTGPPPGMAFVFQEYGRSLFPWMRVGENVELPLKQKDLSKPRRRELVRDALESVGLADAVQAYPWQLSGGMQQRVAIARALAYEPRVLLMDEPFAAVDAQTRADLEDLVRGLWRERGITILFVTHDIDEAVYLGERVLVLSASPTVVQEQLKVDLPAERDQLHTRVDPRFAELRTHVYEQIQAAKRGTPQGVVQDAVRTDTPPPR; this is encoded by the coding sequence ATGCACGCGCTTCTTGCCGTATCCGGCCTGCGCAAGGTCTACGAGGGGTCGGGGCGGCGGGTGGAGGCGGTCCGCGACCTCACCTTCACCGTCGACGCCGGCGAACTGGTGTGTCTGGTCGGCCCGTCGGGCTGCGGCAAGACGACGCTGCTGAAATGCATCGGCGGACTGCTCACGCCGACGGCCGGTGAGGTGCACCTGGAGCAGCGGAAGGTAACCGGGCCGCCGCCCGGGATGGCGTTCGTGTTCCAGGAGTACGGGCGCAGCCTCTTCCCTTGGATGCGGGTCGGCGAGAACGTCGAACTACCTCTGAAACAGAAGGACTTGAGCAAGCCACGGCGGCGGGAGCTGGTGCGGGACGCGCTGGAGTCGGTCGGGCTGGCGGATGCCGTCCAGGCGTATCCGTGGCAGCTGTCGGGCGGTATGCAGCAGCGGGTCGCCATCGCCCGGGCGCTGGCCTACGAGCCCCGTGTACTGCTGATGGACGAGCCGTTCGCGGCGGTGGACGCGCAGACGCGGGCCGATCTGGAGGATCTGGTCCGGGGGCTGTGGCGGGAGCGCGGCATCACGATCCTGTTCGTCACCCATGACATCGACGAGGCCGTGTACCTGGGCGAGCGGGTGCTCGTCCTGTCCGCCTCACCCACCGTCGTCCAGGAACAGCTCAAGGTCGATCTGCCCGCCGAACGCGACCAGTTGCACACGCGGGTGGATCCGCGCTTCGCCGAGCTGCGTACCCATGTGTACGAGCAGATCCAGGCGGCGAAACGCGGAACACCTCAGGGCGTGGTGCAGGACGCGGTCAGGACAGATACGCCTCCACCTCGCTGA
- a CDS encoding discoidin domain-containing protein, with the protein MTTMASAVVVVALAGGLLTAMAPAAQAAAGATLPFTSVEAESATTTGAKIGPDYTQGTLASEASGRQAVRLTAGQRVEFTVPRAANAVNVAYSVPDGQSGTLDVYVNGQKIAKTLAVTSKYSYVDTGWIPGAKTHHFYDNARLLLGQNVQAGDKVAFQATGTQVTVDVADFEQAAAPTGQPAGSVSVTSKGADPSGQGDSTQAFREAIAAAQGGVVWIPPGEYRLTSSLNGVQNVTLQGAGHWHSIVRSSRFIDQSSSSGKVHIKDFAVIGEVTERVDSNPDNFVNGSLGAGSSVSGMWLQHLKVGLWLLGNNDNLVVENNRFLDMTADGLNLNGNARGVRVRHNFLRNQGDDALAMWSLYAPDTNSSFENNTITQPNLANGIAIYGGTDITVKNNLISDTNALGSGIAISNQKFLDPFHPLAGTITVDGNTLVRTGAMNPNWNHPMGALRVDSYDSAIEANVRITNTTITDSPYSAFEFVSGSGRGFAAKNITVEGATVRNAGTVVVQAEAPGAATFRNVTASGVGAAGIYNCPYPSGSGTFTLTDGGGNSGWSSTWSDCSTWPQPGQGNPDPDPARNLVKGRPASATGSQDVYTPGKAADGDANSYWESANNAFPQSWTADLGATEAVRRLVLKLPPQSAWQARTQTLSVQGSTDGSTYSTVVAAKDYRFDPATGNTVTVSLPSGTSLRHLRLHITANTGWPAAQFSEVEAYLS; encoded by the coding sequence ATGACAACAATGGCTTCGGCGGTCGTGGTCGTCGCCCTCGCCGGCGGTCTGCTCACCGCGATGGCCCCCGCCGCCCAGGCCGCGGCCGGCGCGACCCTCCCCTTCACCTCCGTCGAAGCCGAGTCCGCCACCACGACCGGCGCGAAGATCGGCCCCGACTACACGCAGGGCACCCTCGCCTCCGAGGCCTCCGGACGCCAGGCCGTACGCCTCACCGCAGGCCAGCGCGTCGAGTTCACGGTCCCGCGCGCCGCCAACGCCGTGAATGTCGCCTACAGCGTCCCCGACGGCCAGTCCGGCACCTTGGACGTGTACGTCAACGGTCAGAAGATCGCGAAGACCCTCGCGGTCACCTCGAAGTACTCCTACGTCGACACCGGCTGGATCCCGGGCGCCAAGACGCACCACTTCTACGACAACGCCCGCCTGCTGCTCGGCCAGAACGTGCAGGCGGGCGACAAGGTGGCTTTCCAGGCGACGGGCACCCAAGTGACCGTCGATGTCGCCGACTTCGAGCAGGCCGCGGCGCCCACGGGGCAGCCCGCCGGATCGGTGTCCGTCACCTCCAAGGGCGCCGACCCCAGCGGCCAGGGCGACTCGACGCAGGCCTTCCGCGAGGCCATCGCCGCCGCGCAGGGCGGGGTGGTGTGGATCCCGCCGGGCGAGTACCGGCTGACCTCGTCCCTGAACGGCGTACAGAACGTGACCCTCCAGGGTGCCGGGCACTGGCACTCGATCGTGCGCAGCTCCCGCTTCATCGACCAGTCCAGCTCGTCAGGGAAGGTCCACATCAAGGACTTCGCGGTGATCGGCGAGGTCACCGAACGGGTCGACTCCAACCCCGACAACTTCGTCAACGGCTCACTGGGAGCGGGGAGTTCGGTCTCGGGCATGTGGCTCCAGCACCTCAAGGTCGGCCTCTGGCTGCTGGGCAACAACGACAACCTCGTCGTCGAGAACAACCGCTTCCTCGACATGACCGCTGACGGACTCAACCTCAACGGCAACGCCCGCGGCGTCCGCGTCCGGCACAACTTCCTGCGCAACCAGGGCGACGACGCGCTCGCCATGTGGTCGCTGTACGCGCCGGACACCAACAGCAGCTTCGAGAACAACACGATCACCCAGCCGAACCTCGCCAACGGCATCGCGATCTACGGCGGCACCGACATCACGGTCAAGAACAACCTGATCTCCGACACCAACGCGCTGGGCAGCGGCATCGCGATCTCCAACCAGAAGTTCCTGGACCCCTTCCACCCGCTGGCCGGCACGATCACCGTCGACGGCAACACGCTGGTCCGCACGGGCGCGATGAACCCCAACTGGAACCATCCCATGGGCGCCCTGCGCGTCGACTCCTACGACAGCGCCATCGAGGCGAACGTCCGGATCACCAACACGACCATCACCGACAGCCCGTACAGCGCCTTCGAGTTCGTCTCGGGCAGCGGGCGGGGCTTCGCGGCCAAGAACATCACCGTCGAGGGCGCGACCGTGCGCAACGCGGGTACGGTCGTCGTCCAGGCCGAGGCCCCGGGAGCCGCCACCTTCCGCAACGTCACGGCCTCCGGCGTGGGCGCCGCCGGCATCTACAACTGCCCCTACCCGTCCGGCTCGGGCACCTTCACCCTCACCGACGGCGGCGGCAACTCCGGCTGGAGCAGCACCTGGTCCGACTGCTCGACCTGGCCGCAGCCCGGCCAGGGCAACCCCGACCCCGACCCGGCCCGCAACCTCGTCAAGGGCCGCCCGGCCTCGGCCACCGGCTCGCAGGACGTCTACACGCCCGGCAAGGCGGCCGACGGGGACGCGAACAGCTACTGGGAGTCCGCCAACAACGCCTTCCCGCAGTCATGGACGGCCGACCTCGGCGCCACCGAGGCGGTCCGCCGTCTGGTGCTGAAACTGCCGCCGCAGTCGGCCTGGCAGGCCCGCACCCAGACGCTGTCCGTCCAGGGCAGCACGGACGGGTCGACGTACTCGACCGTGGTCGCGGCCAAGGACTACCGCTTCGACCCGGCGACCGGCAACACGGTCACGGTCTCCCTGCCGAGCGGCACCAGCCTGCGCCACCTGAGGCTGCACATCACTGCCAACACGGGGTGGCCCGCTGCTCAGTTCAGCGAGGTGGAGGCGTATCTGTCCTGA
- a CDS encoding glycoside hydrolase family 13 protein, giving the protein MAQPRHASPQWWRSAVIYQVYVRSFADGDGDGTGDLAGVRARLPYLAELGVDALWFTPWYVSPMKDGGYDVADYRAIDPAFGTLAEAEKLIAEARELGIRTIVDIVPNHVSDQHPWFRAALAGGPERALFHFRPGRGPHGELPPNDWRSEFGGPAWSRLPDGDWYLHLFAPEQPDLDWSHPAVRQEHEDILRFWFERGVAGVRIDSAALLVKDPGLPDFTEGESPHPYVDRDELHDVYRSWRAIADEYGGIFVGEVWLPDTERFARYLRPDELHTAFNFSFMTCPWDAGRLRGAIDETIAEHAPVGAPATWVLCNHDVTRTVTRYGRADTGFDFATKAFGTPTDLALGTRRARAGALLSLALPGAVYVYQGEELGLPEADIPLDRIEDPMHSRSGGVDPGRDGCRVPLPWAAEAPYAGFGSREEPWLPQPADWASYAADRQAADPGSMLALYRRAIELRAAFGDGPLTWLPAPDGALAFARGRGATCVVNLADAPADLPAHTELLLGSGPLDTEGRLPKDTAVWLRA; this is encoded by the coding sequence GTGGCACAGCCCCGTCACGCCTCCCCGCAGTGGTGGCGTTCCGCCGTCATCTACCAGGTCTACGTCCGCAGCTTCGCGGACGGCGACGGCGACGGCACCGGTGACCTCGCGGGCGTCCGCGCCCGGCTGCCGTATCTCGCCGAACTCGGCGTGGACGCACTGTGGTTCACGCCCTGGTACGTCTCCCCGATGAAGGACGGCGGCTACGACGTCGCCGACTACCGCGCCATCGACCCGGCGTTCGGCACTCTCGCCGAGGCGGAGAAGCTCATCGCCGAGGCCCGGGAGCTGGGCATCCGCACCATCGTCGACATCGTGCCCAACCACGTCTCCGACCAGCACCCGTGGTTCCGCGCGGCCCTCGCCGGCGGCCCGGAGCGCGCCCTGTTCCACTTCCGCCCGGGACGCGGCCCGCACGGCGAACTCCCGCCCAACGACTGGCGGTCGGAGTTCGGCGGCCCCGCCTGGAGCAGGCTCCCCGACGGCGACTGGTATCTCCACCTCTTCGCCCCCGAGCAGCCCGACCTCGACTGGTCCCACCCGGCCGTGCGCCAGGAACACGAGGACATCCTGCGCTTCTGGTTCGAGCGCGGCGTCGCCGGTGTCCGCATCGACTCGGCCGCCCTCCTCGTCAAGGACCCCGGCCTGCCGGACTTCACCGAGGGCGAGTCCCCGCACCCGTACGTCGACCGCGACGAACTCCACGACGTCTACCGCTCCTGGCGCGCGATCGCCGACGAGTACGGCGGCATCTTCGTCGGCGAGGTCTGGCTTCCCGACACCGAACGATTCGCCCGCTACCTGCGCCCCGACGAACTCCACACCGCCTTCAACTTCTCGTTCATGACCTGCCCCTGGGACGCCGGGCGGCTGCGCGGGGCCATCGACGAGACGATCGCCGAGCACGCGCCCGTCGGCGCCCCCGCGACCTGGGTGCTGTGCAACCACGACGTGACCCGCACGGTCACCCGGTACGGCCGCGCCGACACCGGCTTCGACTTCGCCACCAAGGCCTTCGGCACCCCGACCGACCTCGCGCTCGGCACCCGCCGCGCCCGGGCGGGCGCGCTTCTGTCGCTGGCCCTGCCGGGAGCCGTCTACGTCTACCAGGGCGAGGAGCTCGGCCTGCCCGAGGCCGACATCCCCCTCGACCGCATCGAGGACCCCATGCACTCCCGCTCCGGCGGCGTCGACCCGGGCCGGGACGGCTGCCGGGTGCCTTTGCCGTGGGCCGCCGAGGCGCCGTACGCGGGCTTCGGCTCACGCGAGGAGCCGTGGCTGCCGCAGCCCGCCGACTGGGCGTCGTACGCCGCCGACCGTCAGGCGGCGGACCCCGGTTCGATGCTCGCCCTGTACCGCCGGGCGATCGAGCTCCGGGCGGCGTTCGGCGACGGCCCGCTGACCTGGCTGCCCGCACCCGACGGCGCGCTCGCCTTCGCCCGAGGGAGGGGCGCGACCTGCGTGGTGAACCTCGCGGACGCCCCCGCCGACCTGCCCGCCCACACCGAACTCCTGCTCGGCAGCGGTCCTTTGGACACCGAGGGGCGGCTGCCGAAGGACACCGCGGTCTGGCTGCGCGCCTGA
- a CDS encoding carbohydrate ABC transporter permease, with protein MTTRTLVSPATLARPRGRAVYWSVFTGTVLLFTLAFLFPVYWMATGAMKSPDEVARTPPTVVPEQWHLSGYTDAWDLMQLPAHLWNTVVQAAGAWVFQLVFCTAAAYALSRLRPVFGKVVLGGILATLMVPAQALVVPKYLTVSDLGLLNDPLAIWLPAVANAFNLYLLKRFFDQLPRDVLEAAEIDGAGKLRTLWSIVLPMSRPVLGVVSIFALVAVWQDFLWPLMVFSDTDKQPISVALVQLSQNIPLTVLIASMVIASIPMVAMFLVFQRHIIAGIGAGSSKG; from the coding sequence ATGACCACCCGGACCCTCGTCTCCCCGGCCACCCTGGCCCGCCCGCGCGGCAGGGCCGTCTACTGGTCCGTCTTCACCGGCACCGTCCTGCTCTTCACGCTGGCCTTCCTCTTCCCCGTCTACTGGATGGCGACGGGCGCGATGAAGTCACCGGACGAGGTGGCGCGGACGCCGCCCACCGTCGTCCCCGAGCAGTGGCACCTCAGTGGGTACACGGACGCGTGGGACCTGATGCAGCTGCCGGCCCATCTGTGGAACACGGTGGTCCAGGCCGCCGGTGCCTGGGTGTTCCAGCTGGTGTTCTGCACGGCCGCCGCCTATGCGCTGTCCAGGCTGCGGCCGGTCTTCGGCAAGGTGGTCCTCGGCGGCATCCTCGCCACGCTGATGGTCCCAGCCCAGGCCCTGGTCGTGCCGAAGTACCTGACCGTGTCGGACCTCGGACTGCTCAACGACCCCCTGGCCATCTGGCTGCCGGCCGTCGCCAACGCCTTCAACCTCTATCTGCTGAAGCGGTTCTTCGACCAGCTCCCGCGCGATGTCCTGGAGGCCGCCGAGATCGACGGCGCGGGGAAGCTGCGCACCCTGTGGTCCATCGTGCTGCCGATGTCCCGGCCGGTCCTGGGGGTGGTCTCGATCTTCGCCCTGGTGGCCGTGTGGCAGGACTTCCTCTGGCCGCTGATGGTCTTCTCCGACACCGACAAGCAGCCGATCAGCGTCGCGCTCGTCCAGCTGTCGCAGAACATCCCGCTGACCGTGCTCATCGCCTCCATGGTGATCGCCAGCATCCCCATGGTCGCCATGTTCCTGGTCTTCCAGCGGCACATCATCGCCGGGATCGGCGCGGGCAGCAGCAAGGGCTGA
- a CDS encoding carbohydrate ABC transporter permease, translated as MTRTAQRRTVEKVAVRPMQAPPPAGDRRRRRLTDQLRAYGFLLGGLVCFALFSWYPAIRAVVIAFQKYTPGSDPEWVGTANFTRVFADPEFAAAWRNTLTFTLLALLIGFAIPFVLALVLNELRHAKAFFRVVVYLPVMIPPVVSALLWKWFYDPGTGLANETLRFLHLPTSNWSNGADTALISLVIVATWANMGGTVLIYLAALQSIPGELYEAAELDGANLLQRIRHVTIPQTRFVILMLMLLQIIATMQAFTEPFVITGGGPENATVTVLYLIYKYAFLYNDFGGACALSVLLLALLGAFSAVYLRLTRTEGEGA; from the coding sequence ATGACCAGGACGGCTCAGCGCCGGACCGTGGAGAAGGTCGCGGTCCGCCCGATGCAGGCGCCGCCCCCGGCAGGGGACCGGAGGCGGCGCCGCCTCACCGACCAGCTGCGTGCCTACGGCTTCCTCCTCGGCGGCCTGGTCTGCTTCGCCCTCTTCTCCTGGTACCCGGCGATCCGCGCCGTCGTGATCGCCTTCCAGAAGTACACGCCCGGCAGCGACCCCGAATGGGTCGGCACCGCCAACTTCACCCGCGTCTTCGCCGACCCGGAGTTCGCCGCGGCCTGGCGCAACACCCTCACCTTCACACTGCTCGCCCTGCTGATCGGCTTCGCGATCCCGTTCGTACTCGCCCTGGTCCTCAACGAGTTGCGGCACGCCAAGGCGTTCTTCCGGGTCGTGGTGTACCTGCCGGTGATGATCCCGCCGGTGGTCAGCGCCCTGCTGTGGAAGTGGTTCTACGACCCCGGCACCGGCCTCGCCAACGAGACGCTGCGCTTCCTGCACCTGCCTACCTCGAACTGGTCCAACGGCGCCGACACCGCGCTCATCTCCTTGGTGATCGTGGCCACTTGGGCCAACATGGGCGGCACCGTACTGATCTACCTGGCGGCGCTCCAGTCCATTCCGGGGGAGCTGTACGAGGCGGCCGAACTCGACGGCGCGAACCTGCTGCAGCGCATCCGCCACGTCACGATCCCGCAGACCCGCTTCGTCATCCTGATGCTGATGCTCCTTCAGATCATCGCCACGATGCAGGCCTTCACCGAACCGTTCGTGATCACCGGCGGCGGCCCCGAGAACGCCACGGTGACCGTCCTCTACCTGATCTACAAGTACGCCTTCCTCTACAACGACTTCGGCGGTGCCTGCGCCCTGAGCGTCCTGCTCCTCGCGCTCCTCGGCGCCTTCTCCGCCGTATACCTGCGTCTGACGCGCACCGAAGGGGAGGGCGCATGA